The nucleotide sequence GCAGGTATGTCTAATTTATTTCTTTTGAAATCAATTATTCTATACATTCTCTTGTGACCTTTTTGTCTGTTTCTACCTGTTCTGTGACCATAGTTATCTCTACCGTACGCTGAGTTTAAAGGTACAGTTAAAGATTTTTCAGGTCTAACATTTTTATCTAATTCTTCACTAACTAGGTAAGACATATGTCTCGTACCGTTAGTCATAGCTTTCATCTTTCTGATTGCCATTTCTATTAACCTCCATTGACCTATAAATATCTTATATTTTTAAAATTTTGTTCAATTAAACTGTTTCGAAGTAAGTTATTGCATTTCCTGCAGCTAATGTTACAACAGCTTTTTTCTTTGCAGCAGTCATGTACAACTTTTGTCCATGTCTAGCTGAAACTGATTTGATGTTAGATGTAGCTACATCAGTTACCTTTACATTAAAGATAGTTTCGATAGCTTTTCTTATTTCAATTTTGTTAGCCTTTTTATTTACTTCAAAAGTGAATTTATTGAATTCTCTTCTTAAAATTTCAGATTTTTCAGTGATGATAGGCTTTTTGATGATATCGTAAGCAGTCATTATCCTAGCACCTCCTCAAGAGTCGTTAAAGCATCCTTAGTAATGATTACTTGGTTTTGCTTTAATAACCAGTATACACCTAATTCATTTGGTTGTAATACAACTGCATTTTCTAGGTTTCTAGCTGATAAATATAAGTTGAAGTCTTCTTTGTTAGCTAAGTCATTTACTACGAATAATTGCTTATTAGTAGCTTTTAAAGCAGTTGTTAACGAAACGATTGCTTTTGTCTTAGGTGCATCAAATGTTGCATCTAATACTAAGATATCTCCGTTAGCTACTTTAGCTGATAAAGCTGATTTTAAAGCTAAGCTTCTTACTTTCTTATTTACTTTCTTTTCAAATGATCTTGGTGACGGACCGAATGTAACTCCTCCACCTACCATATGAGGGGCTCTGATAGTACCTTGTCTAGCTCTACCTGTTCCCTTTTGTCTGAAAGGCTTTCTTCCTCCACCTCTCACCATTCCTCTTGTCTTAGTTGATGCAGTCCCTTGTCTTGCAGCAGCTAATTCAGCAGTTAACACTTCGTGTAAAACTGTTTTATTAGGCTCAATCGCGAATACTGTGTCTTTAACTTCTACAGTACCAGTTTGAGCACCTGTAACATCATATATATTTAAAACTGACATTGTTGTCCTCCTCTCTTATTTCCTTCTAAATTATTTTTTGATAGCTGGCTTAATTACGATGTATCCGTTCTTTGGTCCTGGAACCGCACCTTTTACTAATAATAAGTTGTTTTCAACATCAACTTTTACTAATTCTAAGTTTTGAACAGTTACTTGTGCATTACCATATCTTCCCATCATTTTCATACCTTTGAATACTTTAGAAGGGTTTGAAGATTGACCAATTGATCCTCCAAGTCTATGATTTCTTGAAACACCATGAGTTGCTCTGTTTCCGCTGAAGTTATGTCTCTTCATTACACCGGCAGTACCTTTACCTTTTGAAGTACCTGTGATGTCTACGAAGTTAGTTCCTTCTAAAACGTCTACTTTTAACTCTTGCCCTAATTCATAACCTTCTACTGAGTCTACTTTAAGTTCTTTAACAAATCTTTGAGATTTAACTCCAGCTTTGTTGAAGATTCCCATAAGTGGCTTAGTAGTGTTCTTCTCTTTCTTTTCTCCGAAACCTAATTGAATAGCTGAGTACCCTTCTTTTTCTACAGTTTTCTTTTGTAAAACATAGTTAGGACCTGCTTCGATTACTGTTACTGGAACAGCTTTTCCACCTTCGAAAATTTGAGTCATTCCGATTTTTTTACCTAAAATTCCTGA is from Psychrilyobacter atlanticus DSM 19335 and encodes:
- the rplW gene encoding 50S ribosomal protein L23 yields the protein MTAYDIIKKPIITEKSEILRREFNKFTFEVNKKANKIEIRKAIETIFNVKVTDVATSNIKSVSARHGQKLYMTAAKKKAVVTLAAGNAITYFETV
- the rplD gene encoding 50S ribosomal protein L4 codes for the protein MSVLNIYDVTGAQTGTVEVKDTVFAIEPNKTVLHEVLTAELAAARQGTASTKTRGMVRGGGRKPFRQKGTGRARQGTIRAPHMVGGGVTFGPSPRSFEKKVNKKVRSLALKSALSAKVANGDILVLDATFDAPKTKAIVSLTTALKATNKQLFVVNDLANKEDFNLYLSARNLENAVVLQPNELGVYWLLKQNQVIITKDALTTLEEVLG
- the rplC gene encoding 50S ribosomal protein L3 — translated: MSGILGKKIGMTQIFEGGKAVPVTVIEAGPNYVLQKKTVEKEGYSAIQLGFGEKKEKNTTKPLMGIFNKAGVKSQRFVKELKVDSVEGYELGQELKVDVLEGTNFVDITGTSKGKGTAGVMKRHNFSGNRATHGVSRNHRLGGSIGQSSNPSKVFKGMKMMGRYGNAQVTVQNLELVKVDVENNLLLVKGAVPGPKNGYIVIKPAIKK